Proteins encoded by one window of Pirellulales bacterium:
- a CDS encoding aminodeoxychorismate/anthranilate synthase component II, with amino-acid sequence MLLLIDNYDSFTHNLARYCRRLGVDAHIARNDSLSLAQIRALAPRAILLSPGPCGPAQAGICLELVRELHPTTPILGVCLGHQVIAAALGGNIVRAEQPRHGRQSRISHSANGIFAGLPAEFLVGRYHSLIVERQSLPPSLQITATSDEGVIMGLAGVGFPTFGVQFHPESILTEQGYPLLANFLRMVGMGGSNVDVSNFHEGPAFESQNWKFPAGPVTF; translated from the coding sequence ATGCTCCTGTTGATTGATAACTACGACAGCTTCACCCATAATCTCGCGCGTTATTGCCGCCGACTGGGGGTGGACGCGCACATCGCGCGGAATGATAGCCTGTCGCTAGCGCAAATTCGCGCGCTGGCACCCCGGGCGATTTTGCTTTCTCCCGGGCCGTGCGGACCCGCCCAAGCGGGAATCTGCCTCGAGCTGGTCCGCGAGCTGCATCCGACGACCCCGATTCTGGGGGTTTGCCTGGGGCATCAGGTTATTGCGGCGGCCTTGGGGGGAAACATTGTGCGGGCGGAGCAACCGCGGCATGGGCGGCAATCGCGCATCAGCCATTCAGCCAATGGTATTTTTGCCGGTTTGCCAGCGGAATTTTTGGTGGGCAGATATCATTCGCTCATAGTCGAGCGGCAGTCCTTACCTCCGTCACTACAGATTACCGCCACCAGCGACGAGGGCGTGATCATGGGCCTGGCGGGAGTGGGGTTTCCGACGTTCGGCGTGCAATTTCATCCGGAGTCGATATTAACCGAGCAGGGTTACCCGTTACTGGCTAATTTTTTGCGGATGGTGGGGATGGGGGGATCGAATGTCGACGTTAGTAACTTTCATGAAGGACCCGCGTTTGAATCGCAGAATTGGAAATTTCCCGCAGGACCGGTGACGTTTTAG
- a CDS encoding glycine zipper domain-containing protein: MVCRHFTGFLLVFAALGLSGCRSASYGDRYGAGGALAGAGVGYLIGDAVGNEGAGTAIGAITGLIAGSAVGEGMDEIQASNRAEIEAKLGRQLATGSVTVPDVIDMTRAGVDPGVIENHIRANGVAGPLQSNDLILLSQQGVNPRVIAAMQSPPQPARAVAPASYAAPAPPPGFVVEHYYAPPPGYFPPPRYYYPPPCRPHGVSWGVSVSH; this comes from the coding sequence ATGGTTTGCCGCCATTTTACAGGTTTTCTATTGGTTTTTGCCGCACTTGGCCTGTCCGGCTGCCGTTCCGCCAGTTATGGCGACCGCTATGGCGCGGGGGGGGCTTTGGCGGGTGCGGGAGTGGGCTATTTGATCGGCGACGCGGTCGGAAACGAAGGGGCGGGGACCGCCATCGGCGCGATTACCGGCTTGATCGCCGGCAGTGCCGTGGGGGAGGGGATGGACGAAATTCAGGCCAGCAATCGGGCCGAAATCGAGGCCAAACTAGGTCGACAACTGGCCACCGGCAGCGTCACCGTGCCGGATGTTATCGATATGACCCGCGCCGGGGTTGATCCCGGTGTGATCGAGAACCACATTCGGGCCAATGGCGTGGCCGGACCGCTACAAAGCAACGATTTGATCTTATTAAGCCAACAGGGGGTCAACCCACGGGTGATTGCCGCCATGCAAAGCCCCCCGCAACCGGCCCGCGCCGTGGCTCCCGCCAGTTACGCGGCCCCCGCGCCCCCCCCGGGGTTTGTGGTCGAGCATTACTACGCTCCCCCGCCGGGATATTTCCCGCCGCCGCGATATTATTACCCCCCGCCGTGCCGCCCGCATGGTGTTAGCTGGGGCGTGTCGGTGAGTCATTAG
- a CDS encoding L-threonylcarbamoyladenylate synthase has product MTDVFLIHLRLPQPPLIERAAEILRAGGIVAFPTETVYGLGANALDDFACEKIYAIKQRPRHNPLIVHVADIAAVQQITTHWSDTAQELARRFWPGPLTMVLPKGNSVSSVVTGHGPTVAVRIPQHPIALELLRAARLPVAAPSANRSQMLSPTTAEHVLTGLPQGVDMILDGGPTNGGIESTVVDLTCAVPTLLRPGLITPHELRQVVPNLQIAPHLTSDDSLGELTLATELSPASMATTPALLDSGAYAILGGLTPKPTAGTAQLKSGETLPPLPAPGMLARHYAPQARMECWQNGSWRRVQELCRAGQPVGWIKWQDTPLIRHELVRTVELPRNVEVFARRLYAILHNFDEQRLPHVVVELPPEEEIWLAVRDRLRRGAILWSEKRDTKTLAESTAI; this is encoded by the coding sequence ATGACCGATGTGTTTCTGATTCATTTACGCTTGCCCCAGCCACCCTTAATTGAACGGGCAGCGGAGATTCTGCGCGCGGGAGGGATTGTCGCCTTTCCCACGGAAACCGTTTATGGACTGGGGGCCAACGCCCTGGACGATTTCGCCTGCGAAAAAATCTATGCCATCAAACAACGCCCCCGCCATAATCCGTTAATCGTGCATGTGGCGGATATCGCGGCTGTCCAGCAAATTACCACCCATTGGAGCGACACGGCCCAGGAATTGGCGCGGCGTTTTTGGCCCGGTCCGCTGACCATGGTCCTGCCCAAGGGGAATTCGGTTTCCTCCGTGGTGACCGGTCATGGCCCGACTGTGGCGGTACGCATACCGCAACACCCCATCGCCTTGGAGCTGCTGCGCGCGGCGCGGCTGCCCGTTGCCGCACCGAGCGCCAATCGATCCCAAATGCTCTCCCCCACCACGGCCGAACATGTGCTTACCGGTTTGCCGCAAGGGGTGGATATGATCTTGGACGGGGGACCGACCAACGGCGGAATTGAATCGACGGTGGTGGATTTGACCTGCGCGGTTCCGACACTCTTGCGACCGGGGTTGATCACACCGCACGAATTACGGCAGGTGGTTCCCAATTTGCAAATTGCCCCGCATTTGACATCAGATGACTCCCTCGGAGAGTTGACGCTCGCAACCGAATTATCCCCCGCCAGCATGGCAACCACGCCTGCGCTGCTAGATTCCGGCGCCTATGCCATATTGGGCGGATTGACCCCCAAGCCGACGGCGGGAACAGCCCAATTAAAGTCCGGGGAAACACTCCCCCCCTTGCCCGCCCCCGGCATGCTGGCCCGGCATTATGCCCCCCAAGCGCGGATGGAATGCTGGCAAAACGGCAGTTGGCGGCGCGTTCAAGAGTTGTGCCGCGCTGGCCAGCCTGTCGGCTGGATCAAATGGCAGGACACCCCGCTGATTCGGCATGAACTGGTACGGACAGTGGAACTTCCGCGTAATGTCGAGGTTTTTGCCCGGCGGTTGTATGCGATTTTGCACAATTTTGACGAACAACGCCTTCCGCATGTGGTTGTGGAATTGCCTCCGGAGGAAGAAATTTGGCTGG